The sequence below is a genomic window from Thalassoroseus pseudoceratinae.
AGAATTTCCAGTCGGCGATCACCTCGTGTCCGCGTAATTCCTTCGGGGAATGCCAGATATGGGTCCTGAGCACCAGGCCGGGGGACGAAATAGGCTTCGCAGCGTTGTCCAAGATACGAGGCTTTCCGAGCCCGACCGCTGATCGAAACAAATGCCGGCAAATCGCCGATTTTCTGTTTCTCATGGGTCACCACCGAACCGATCCCAGGGTGCTGAATGTTCGGCGTTTGCGTGTAACTGGTTTGCAGGTTGTACGTCGCTTGACCGTGGGCACCTTGTGTTCCGGCAATCGAGCGAATCAACGCGGCATGGTGCATTTGCTTGGAAAGTTCGGGGAAGATCTCCGAAATCTGCACGCCTTCGGCCGAGGTGTCGATCGGCAGAAACTCCCCAGCGGTGGGCCGCCCCGGTTTGGGATCCCAGGTGTCGATGTGGCTCATGCCGCCGCCATTCCAGAACAGAATGACGTGTTCGGCCTTCTGCTCGCCAGCTGTTCCGGCGTAGGCCAAAAGGTGCCGCACTTGCAACCCTAGCAAAGTTGCGCCGGTCGCTCCCAGCATGGCTCGGCGAGACATTCGATAATCTGCACATCCTCGACTCATACCTGGCACCCTTTGCATCCAGAAAGGAATTGGTGATTTGACATCAAGACATTGTGTTCGGCCTTACGGCAAGAACCGAAACTCATGAGAGTTCAGCAAGACCCAACGCAGATCGGCCAAACCTTGCTTCGGTGTTTCGGCGAATCCGATAACTTCCCGACCGTTCTCCAAGTCAGATTTCGTTGGTTTTCGGGTCAGAATTTCGCGGTAGGCCAAACGAATTGCGGAATCCAGATCAGGACTCTCGCCGGAGATGTAAGGATAGATCGGCTCAAGTTCCCCAACACGAGCCGCTTCATTCGTCAACTTGCCGTTGAGAATCATCAAGGCTTGCCGCATCGTGGGGCTTTGATCGCGTTCAGCACCGAGTTCGTTGCGATCGGTTTGACCGAACACTCGCACGAAGTGCCCATCAGGTGCCGGTGACTGCATCCGCATGGCGGTGGAATAAACCGGGTTGTCATCGACAATCGCTCGAGTAAAGACATCGACATACCCCATCCGCTGACGCTTCATCTCGTTCGCAAGTCGTTCAGCTTCGAGTTCTTCCGGTGTCTTGACGGTCATCTGTTCGACTTCGATGGCATCTTCAGTCTTGGCATCCGCGAGTACGGCATCGAAGTCGATCTCAATGGCCTTCTCAAAGTCATACCCAGACTGCTTGGAAGACATCGCTTGCGGCCCGGACATCGTTTTTGACATCGCCGCATTTGTTTTAGGTTTCGTCTGAATTGCAGCCAAATCGATGGAATCATTCCCTGACGGCTTCTTGGTCAGGCGGCTTTCTTTCCAGACCGTTTTGAGATTTTGCCCTTCCGGATGCTTCACCTCAAAAAGATGACCGGCGGTGATAATACTGTCGTAAAGAACTTCACTGATCATGCGACGCATCGGAGCTGCTTGGAAATTGCGTTCCAACGCCAATCGCTCGGCTTCCGGCAAACCGTCGGCCCGTGAGCGGCGGTAGGCATCGCTCAGTACAATCATCTTCACGAGTTTTCGCAGATCGAAACCGTTGGCAACAAACTCATCCGCGAGAAAGGCGAGTGTTTCAGGATGGGTAGCCGGATTGTTTTCGCTGAAGTCATCGATCGGCTCCACGAACCCTCGCCCTACCAACTCTGCCCACACACGATTGACGAATGAGCGAGAGAAGTACGGGTTTCGCGGGTCGGTGATCAATTCGGCGAGCTTTGCCCGCAACTCGCTGTTTCGATAGGCAGCAGCTTTGAGATCGATCCCGCGAACATCGTTCTTGGCTTCGTCAAAGACATCGAGTGAGCCCAAAGACCCATCGGTTTGCCGCTCGGCTTTTTTGGCCGCACCGGCGAGCAGATCATCAA
It includes:
- a CDS encoding DUF1553 domain-containing protein yields the protein MITSSRWTIGLFVAFCGIVSVGSAAEIPSLDEVLQAELERGGVDSEPLSPVDDLAYLRRVSVDLIGRIPTGAEIDEYMAWPKSVRRQEVVEKLLQHERFSDRWTAFYADLLRLRSNAEGGAALIAYVHNAVEEGMPYDELARRLISSGGKAGAVPEVGFILGDDADPMALAGITSQVFMGIRISCAQCHDHPFDKWTQKDFYGFAAYFGKTRRQERRINDRVLGVYTTELPQSTVMWPPEGAADTEKRQPMPPVFPISFVEEESRYRPLARLNQLRQKDEAPEPVASNEPSLDDLLAGAAKKAERQTDGSLGSLDVFDEAKNDVRGIDLKAAAYRNSELRAKLAELITDPRNPYFSRSFVNRVWAELVGRGFVEPIDDFSENNPATHPETLAFLADEFVANGFDLRKLVKMIVLSDAYRRSRADGLPEAERLALERNFQAAPMRRMISEVLYDSIITAGHLFEVKHPEGQNLKTVWKESRLTKKPSGNDSIDLAAIQTKPKTNAAMSKTMSGPQAMSSKQSGYDFEKAIEIDFDAVLADAKTEDAIEVEQMTVKTPEELEAERLANEMKRQRMGYVDVFTRAIVDDNPVYSTAMRMQSPAPDGHFVRVFGQTDRNELGAERDQSPTMRQALMILNGKLTNEAARVGELEPIYPYISGESPDLDSAIRLAYREILTRKPTKSDLENGREVIGFAETPKQGLADLRWVLLNSHEFRFLP